One Fundulus heteroclitus isolate FHET01 chromosome 1, MU-UCD_Fhet_4.1, whole genome shotgun sequence genomic window carries:
- the sp5l gene encoding sp5 transcription factor-like, with product MAALTIQRTDNFLHTFLQDRTPSSSPEGAPNALSFLATTCSQAWQVGGTMGSDGSQFPYEGTVSSTSGMFQLWSNDMNPSTALSTHQMTLTVPKVQFPGHMQSGLGHPHHHHHHHHHPHHHHHHELPLTPPAEPASYSFELSPVKVLSSQPQSSSPYYPQHNSVGQNFPSFLQNSSARHHLSGGHVEDGQQWWSLPPNNTAPANHPFSLGRQLVLGHQPQIAALLQGTSKGLLSSTRRCRRCKCPNCQSNGAGLEFGKKRLHICHIPECGKVYKKTSHLKAHLRWHAGERPFICNWLFCGKSFTRSDELQRHLRTHTGEKRFGCQQCGKRFMRSDHLSKHVKTHQSRKGRSGQPSQSTDPMLASIKRE from the exons ATGGCTGCGCTCACGATACAGAGGACTGACAACTTTCTACACACCTTTTTGCAG GACCGGACGCCCAGCTCCTCTCCGGAGGGAGCGCCCAACGCCCTCTCCTTCCTGGCCACCACCTGCAGCCAGGCCTGGCAGGTGGGCGGCACCATGGGCTCGGACGGGTCCCAGTTTCCCTACGAGGGCACCGTCAGCTCCACGTCTGGAATGTTTCAGCTCTGGAGCAACGACATGAACCCCAGCACGGCCCTCAGCACGCACCAGATGACCTTAACGGTGCCCAAGGTGCAGTTTCCCGGGCACATGCAGTCCGGCCTGGGTCACcctcatcatcaccaccaccaccaccaccatcctcatcatcatcatcaccacgaGCTGCCTCTAACCCCTCCAGCTGAACCCGCGTCCTACTCCTTTGAACTGTCCCCTGTTAAGGTGCTTTCCTCCCAGCCGCAGTCCAGCAGCCCTTATTATCCCCAACACAACAGCGTGGGACAAAACTTCCCCAGCTTTCTGCAGAACTCCTCCGCCAGGCATCACCTGTCGGGCGGCCATGTGGAGGACGGGCAGCAGTGGTGGAGCCTCCCCCCGAACAACACCGCTCCGGCCAACCACCCCTTCTCCCTGGGCAGGCAGCTGGTTTTGGGTCACCAGCCGCAGATAGCCGCTCTCCTCCAGGGCACCTCCAAGGGTCTGCTGAGCTCCACGCGTCGCTGCCGGCGATGCAAATGCCCGAACTGCCAGAGCAACGGCGCGGGGCTGGAGTTCGGCAAGAAGAGACTGCACATCTGCCACATCCCAGAGTGCGGCAAAGTGTACAAGAAGACGTCCCACCTGAAGGCGCACCTGCGCTGGCACGCCGGGGAGAGGCCCTTCATCTGCAACTGGCTCTTCTGCGGCAAGAGCTTCACCCGCTCCGACGAGCTGCAGCGGCACCTCCGCACGCACACCGGGGAGAAGAGGTTCGGGTGTCAACAGTGTGGCAAGCGCTTCATGAGGAGCGACCACCTCTCCAAACACGTGAAAACCCACCAGAGCAGGAAGGGCCGGTCAGGGCAGCCCTCTCAGAGCACAGACCCAATGCTCGCCAGTATTAAAAGAGAGTGA